From Triticum urartu cultivar G1812 chromosome 2, Tu2.1, whole genome shotgun sequence, a single genomic window includes:
- the LOC125540547 gene encoding cytochrome P450 709B1-like, translated as MGVAMIWVAVAASLATSWAIISALSRFLWSPLAITRAFRAQGVRGPDYRFLVGNIVEMKRLLVESAGLVLDVGCHDYGALVQPHFRKWMALYGRTFVSWLGKRPELFMGDVDMVKQVLSDRSGLFPKNPINHHFACLLGKGLILIDGDEWKRHRKVVHPVFSVDKLKMLAVTVSDCVGLMLSDWEAKLEKSSGHVEVDISCQFEEVAANVISRVAFGRNHKEAKQVYLAQKELQFLAFSSLFNVWNLVPGFRYLPTKNNVKMHTLNKEVRSILVNIIKNRLNCKDTMGYGNDMLGIILNTCGPEHVQNPLMSMDEIIEECKTFYLAGHETTAQLLTWTTFLLSTHSEWQEKLREEVTRESGTEIPAGDMLNNMKLVEMFILETLRLYGPVTNIQRKTGSNLELRGIRVPEGTILSTPIKMIHRDKELWGEDAEEFKPQRFKNGVSRAAKHPYAFLPFSMGPRACIGQNFTMIEAKVVLAMILQRFSVSLSPKYVHAPMDVFTIRPRYGLQVVLKSLHV; from the exons ATGGGCGTGGCCATGATctgggtggcggtggcggcgtcTTTGGCCACGTCGTgggccatcatcagcgcgttgtCACGGTTCTTGTGGTCACCCCTCGCCATAACAAGGGCGTTCCGGGCGCAGGGCGTGCGCGGGCCGGACTACCGGTTCCTGGTCGGCAACATCGTCGAGATGAAGCGGCTCCTCGTGGAGAGCGCAGGCCTCGTGCTCGACGTCGGCTGCCATGACTACGGCGCCCTGGTGCAGCCCCACTTTCGCAAATGGATGGCCCTCTACG GACGTACGTTCGTCTCGTGGCTCGGGAAGAGGCCGGAATTGTTCATGGGGGACGTGGACATGGTGAAGCAGGTGCTCTCTGACCGCTCGGGGCTGTTCCCAAAGAATCCCATCAACCACCACTTTGCCTGCTTGCTCGGCAAAGGGCTCATCCTCATCGACGGCGACGAGTGGAAGCGCCACCGCAAGGTCGTCCACCCAGTCTTCAGTGTCGACAAGCTAAAG ATGTTGGCAGTAACGGTGTCTGATTGTGTTGGGTTGATGCTGTCGGACTGGGAAGCAAAGTTGGAGAAGAGTAGTGGCCATGTGGAAGTCGATATTAGTTGCCAGTTCGAGGAGGTTGCGGCCAACGTGATCTCACGCGTGGCATTTGGGAGAAACCACAAAGAGGCCAAGCAAGTCTATCTGGCGCAGAAAGAGCTCCAATTTCTTGCCTTCTCTAGTTTATTCAATGTTTGGAACCTCGTCCCAGGATTCAG GTACCTTCCTACGAAAAATAACGTAAAGATGCATACGCTCAACAAAGAGGTGAGGAGCATACTCGTCAACATCATCAAAAATCGCCTTAACTGCAAGGACACCATGGGATACGGGAACGACATGCTTGGGATAATCCTGAATACTTGCGGGCCAGAGCACGTGCAAAACCCACTCATGAGCATGGACGAGATCATAGAAGAGTGCAAGACCTTCTACTTAGCTGGCCATGAGACCACTGCACAGCTGCTCACCTGGACCACGTTCTTGTTAAGCACCCACTCAGAGTGGCAAGAGAAGCTTAGGGAGGAGGTGACGAGAGAGAGTGGCACAGAAATCCCTGCTGGCGACATGCTCAACAATATGAAGCTGGTCGAGATGTTCATTCTAGAAACTCTCAGGCTATATGGCCCCGTCACCAACATCCAGAGGAAAACAGGCAGCAATCTTGAGCTCAGGGGCATTAGGGTGCCGGAAGGCACAATTCTATCGACCCCGATCAAGATGATACACCGCGACAAGGAGCTCTGGGGTGAGGACGCTGAAGAGTTCAAGCCTCAGAGGTTCAAGAACGGGGTGAGCAGGGCCGCAAAGCACCCGTACGCATTTCTGCCTTTCTCTATGGGGCCTAGGGCTTGCATTGGGCAGAACTTTACCATGATCGAGGCCAAGGTTGTGCTCGCGATGATCCTGCAGAGGTTCTCAGTCTCACTATCCCCAAAGTATGTCCATGCACCCATGGATGTATTCACGATACGACCGAGATATGGGCTTCAAGTGGTCCTCAAAAGCTTGCATGTGTAG
- the LOC125541501 gene encoding beta-1,2-xylosyltransferease XAX1-like: MQPQMLIISCRGTRKLLNQEEVAAAATELGFNVTVAEAGAFVALVNAADVLLAVHRAGLTNQIFQPTQAVVLQIVPWGNMDWMATNFYGQPARDMQLRYVEYYVDEEETSLKDKYPREHLVFSDPKALHKQGWQVLAETIMKQDVKVNLARFRPFLLQAIDKLQE; this comes from the coding sequence ATGCAGCCGCAGATGCTGATCATCTCCTGCAGGGGCACGCGGAAGCTGCTGAAccaggaggaggtggcggcggcggcgacagaGCTCGGGTTCAACGTGACGGTGGCGGAGGCGGGGGCGTTCGTGGCGCTGGTGAACGCGGCGGACGTGCTGCTGGCGGTGCACAGGGCCGGACTGACGAACCAGATCTTCCAGCCGACGCAGGCGGTGGTGCTGCAGATCGTGCCGTGGGGGAACATGGACTGGATGGCCACCAACTTCTACGGGCAGCCGGCGCGGGACATGCAGCTCCGGTACGTGGAGTACTATGTCGACGAGGAGGAGACGAGCCTCAAGGACAAGTACCCGAGGGAGCACCTGGTGTTCAGCGACCCCAAGGCGCTGCACAAGCAGGGGTGGCAGGTGCTCGCCGAGACCATCATGAAGCAGGACGTGAAGGTGAACCTCGCCAGGTTCCGCCCCTTCCTGCTCCAGGCCATCGACAAGCTGCAGGAgtag